A stretch of DNA from Mesomycoplasma lagogenitalium:
TTTTAGCAAAATATAGTTTTGCTTTTCGCTTTTGTAAGTTAATAGAAATTCAATAAAAATAACAATTAATAGTAAGATGATTATTGCCATTGCAATAATTCATAAATTAAGTGTAATAAAACAAAAGATTATAGTTATTAAAGATACAAAAACAATTTTTCAAATAAATATTAGTGTTTCTTTTTTAATAAATTTACTGTTAATAGTTTTATTTAAATATAAAAGGTTAACAGTAGAAAAAATAGAATCGTCAATTGAATTTGTATCAATTATTAAAGTTGCTTTTTTAAAATTTATATTTTTAGAAAAATAGTTTTTTTTACTATTAAGGTAAAAATCTTTATTAAATTCCTTTTTTAAAGTATTTCTAACGACAGATAGTGGTTTAATTTTGCAATTTAAATTTACTTTTAAATACTTTATTTTTATGTTTTCTCTAATGATAAAATATAAAAATAATTGAATTATTAATAGTAAAACTAATGCAGCGATTCCTCAATAATTAAATTTTATTTCAAACATTATTTTCTTTCTTTAAAAACATTATTTTTTGTAAAAATTTGAATTACTTTTTCAGGCACAAAATTCTTTTCTTTTTTGGAATTTAAAATTTCATTTAATTCATAAATATTAACTGCTTTAAATTCGCTTTCATTTTTAATGTTGTCCTTTTTAATATTTTCATCCACTAAAATAAAAATCTCAAAATTTTTATTAAATCTTTTTTCAATTCATCTTTTTTGCTCTTCTAGCCATTGGGTTTCTCAATTATCAATTTTTTTCCTTTTTTTCTCATTAATTCAAAAAGCTCCTTTAGAATTAATAAGTAATTGATTATCTTTACTACTACTGATAATATCGGAAAGTACATAAACCTTTTCTTGATTAATAGCAATACCTGAAAAAAGTGAAAATTTTTTCTTTGCAAAATTATTTTTAACTAATATATTAATTAAAATTTTTTCATTAGTCAATGAATTTAAAAAATTTAGCTTTTCAATAGTTTTTTTGCTAATATAACCGACTTTAGTACTTTGTTTTTGTGTGTCTTTTTTTGATAAAAAGTCATATAATCTTCAAATGAGAACACCAACTAAAATCAAACCCAAAACCGAAGAAAGAGAAATTATTGCAATTTTAAGAATCATATTTTTCTTTCCATCATTTATAAAAAGATTTTGGATTTTCAAATGAAAATATAATCGAACCGCCAACTGCTATATCAATTTCATTGTTGTAAAATAAATCAGAATTATTAACTCTTAAGCCACCATCTGAATAAATTGTTATATGTTGATTAATATTTTTAATTTCTTTAACTTTTTCAAATAATTTTTGATCTAATTGAACTCCAGTTCCGCCTATTTTATTAATAGTCATTAAAAGTATTTTTTTAGAATTTATTATTAAGTTTTTATAATCTTGTGGATTATTTTTAGCTTCAAGCATTATTCCAAAAGATAAATTTGGATAATTTTTAGATGTATTTATAAAATCATTTTGATTAATTTCGTTTGCTGGTAAAAAAATTGTTTTAAAACCTATATTTTGTAATTTTTCAATTAATCTAAGCGGTTTTTTAACCATTAAATGAGCATCAAAATTAATTTCAGGATATCTATTAATTAAAAATTCAGCCATTTCATAAGAAAATCCAAAATTTTCAACATAGAAGCTATCCATAAAATCGATATGAATAAATTTCATTCCGCTTGCAACTAATTCATCGATAATATTTAGCGATGAATATAAATTTAATGCACAAACACTTTGAGAATATTTCATAAAACCTCCATTATTATCCAATCATATTTTACAATTTTTGAAAGATATTTAATATAATTTTGACATTTTCTTTCAATTAATTTTCAAATTGTTTATAATTTTGCTATGGATAACAATATATTAAAGAGAATTAATTCATTAACTAATGTAGAAAAAAGAATTTTAGATTTTATAAATCTTTTTCATGAAAAAGAATTTGATTTTTCACAAAAGGAATTGTCACAAATTATTTATTGTTCTGAAGCTTCAATTTCAAGATTTGCAAAAAAATATGGCTTTAATTCATATAAATTATTAACTATTTATATTAATAAAAGAATTAAAGAAATTGAATTTTTAGAAAATTCTATTGATCATCTAAAAAATGAAAAGGGTTTTTTAAATATTTATGAAACACAAAAATATGCTGTTAATTCAGCGCTTTCAAAAGAAAATATTTTTAAAATTAAATTAGCGACATCATATATTAAAAAAGCAAATAAAGTTTTTCTTTTTGCTTTAGGAACTAGTGCAAAAATAATGTCTGAATTTGCTGTAAATTTAAAAAAAATATCAATTCATTCAATTTTTGATATGGATTTTCACTCAATTTTTCCACTTTTAGGAACAATTGAAAAAGATGATGTAGTAATTTGTTTATCAAATAATTTTAATAACAATGAAATTCATTTTGCCATTCATAAAGCTAAAGAATTAGGTGCAAAAACAATTGTTATTACTTCTAATTATGAAAACATTTTTGCTAATTTAATTGATATTAAAATAATTTATTCAAAAATTTCTAATTTGGAAAATTTAGTCCCTCTTTCATCAAAAATTTCACACTTAGTCATTCTAGATTATTTATTTAATTACATTTTAAATTCTGATAAAAAATATCAATATTATTTACAAAAAACAAATAATATATTACTAGAATGAAGAAAATTAGTTATTTTAAAGGAAAATAAATAAATTTAAAATTAATTTGATATCATATAGACAATATAATATAAAACAAAATAAAAATTTTTAATAAATGCATTTTGGCAATTATTAAAATAGTTTTTATATATCATATTTTTATTTTTTTCAAAGCAAAAAAGCAAATAGTGCTAAAAAAAAAAAAAAAAAGGTGTTTTGCATCTTTTGCTTTTTCGGCATTTTTTATACTAAAAAATAGATACAATTATAAAACAAAAATATTTTATTAGGAATAAATATGCAAAAAAGGAAAAGCAAAAAAATAAGAAAATTAATCGCAATAATAACTTTAGGGATAACAGGAGCTGCAATCGGTTCCGCTACAATTATTCCGTTTATTTTACGAAACTGAAAAACCATTCAATATTATGAAATTTTAGACATTAACCAGAATAATGATAAAACTACTGATACTAGTTTGGCTTTTTCATTTGAATTCAGTGATAAACAATCATTTGATTTAGAAAAAAAACAGATTAAAGTTAACATTTTAGAAAATCCAAATTCTGAAAATGAAAAAATTGTGCAAACTGGATTTGCCAAATATGTTTCAGGATTAAGAAAATGAGAATTTGAATCTGATTTAGTTAATAAATTAAAAGCAGGACAAAAATATAAAGTTGATGTAGTTTCGGAAGATGAATTTAAAAAATTCAAAATTTTAAACGAAAACAAACAAATTATGCATACAAAGGCAAATGTTTTATCATTTGACTTTAAAACTTTAAGTCCTTCAGAAAAAGAAGTAAAAGTAAAATTTGCTGATGATGTTAAATCATTAGAAAACAGACAAGCAGAAATAAAATACTATTATTTAACTGATGATGGTAATGGTAATGTAGTGAAAAATCAAGAAACAGTAAGTCAACGCTCACTAATTAAAAATGGTGAGTCAGTTTTTGTTCTTGAAAATTTACTTCCATCAAGAAATTATTTAATTGAAACTGTTTCTTATATTAATTCAGCAGAAAATAATGGAGTGGTAAATGACAGTCCAGTTACTATTCCATGAGATTCATCAATTTCAAAAGATATATTTACAGGAGAGGAAAAATTAGCAACTCCTAAAACACCAATTTTTGTTTCTAGCATTAATTATGTTGCTCAAAGCAATAAAATTAATACATCAATTATTTTTAGTAAAAAAAATGGTGAAATAATTGATGATCTTTTAAATAATAAAGAAAGAAAAGTAATACTAAAATATAAACTAAAAGATAATGACGAAATTTTAATAAAAGAATCACTTATTAAAAATAGTGTTGCAGATTTTGAATTAACTAATTTAAAATCAGGAAGTATTTATGAAATTGTTGGATTTGAAATTGAAGATGCAATAGTAGAATTCAATGAAAAACTTAATAAAGATCAATTATTATTAAATACACCAGTTGCAGTAAGTTCAATAGAAATTAAAGATGTTGATAGCATTAGTGCAAAAGTAAAAGTTGAAATTATTAATCAAGAAAATAAGGATAACATCGAAAATTCTTATATTTCTTTAGAAATTAATAATCCAAATAAGCCAAATGTTGCTGTTACTAGAACAAAAGTAGTTAAAAAAGATAATGATGCAAATATTTATACAGCGTCATTTGATGTTAAAGGTTTATTACAAGGAAAAGATTATTTAATCAATAAAATAACTATTTGAAAAGCAGATAATTTAGAAAAAGAACAAACTTTAGAATTTAATGATTTTACTAGTCAAGAAAGTTCTAGATCATTTACTACACCAATTTCTAAAGCTAATTTATTTTTACAAGGTCATATTGTTGCAAATCACAATTCAGCAACAGCAAATTTTGTTTATGATCCTGATAATGATTTTATTAATGGACATAAATTAGTTTTAAAATATCGTAAAATCGTTCCTAATTCAGAAGAAATTTACAGTGTTAGTGCCACTGCCGAAAGTAATTATGTTAATTTTAAATTAGGTGGAGATAATATTGTAATTAAAGATCCAAATTCTCAGGACGAAGATCAAGAACAACAATCAATTCAACCATTAGATTCAGGAACTAAATATCAATTAATTTCTTTAGAATTTGCAGATAAAAATCAAAATCTAGATTCGCAATTTGCTAATGTTAATTTACAAATTGTAACAAACAGTGAAGAAGATAAGCAATTTACAACTTTTTTAAAAATCGATCAAATTAGTTATTCTGATAAAAGCGAAACAAGCATTAAAGTTAAAGTGAAATTTTTAGATTTAACTAATAGTTTAATTTATGATAATTTAAATAATCAAAATTCTAGAACAAACAGACAAGCTAAGATTTTTTATAATTCTTTAAATTTAAATCTTTCACCTGCATCAACAGAGCTGGTTACAATTAATGAAAATAATGAAGTTGAATTTACTTTAACTAATTTAGTAAAAGGTGGACAATATCAAATTACTGATATTCAGCTATATCCTGACATCTCCACTTTCTATAAAAAAGATATTTTAGGAAGAAATGACACTACATTTACTACCTTAGCACAAAATTTTGAAGTAGCAAATGCAACAGTTAATAATATTAGTTACAATAGTGCTAATGTTAATTTAAATTTCGATTTAAAAACAGATATTATTTTAATAAATAAACAAGTAAAAGTTTATTATCAAGAAAATTTAGAACCTAATCCAGTAGTAAAATCATTTACTACTACTATTGATGATACTGGTGAAATTAATTATAATTTAACTGATTTAAATGAAGCATCTTCATATACTATAACAAACATTGAAGTGCTTGATAATAATAATGAAAATTATAATTTTACTTTTAACGATCAAATAAAAAATAATTTATCATTTTTTACAAAACCAGTAATTAATAGTTTTGCTTTTAAAAATATTAAGCAAAATTCAGCTGATGTGCAAGTTAATTTAACTACTAAAAATGATCAGTTATTTACAGATACAAATGCTAATGTGCCTGT
This window harbors:
- a CDS encoding ribulose phosphate epimerase — translated: MKYSQSVCALNLYSSLNIIDELVASGMKFIHIDFMDSFYVENFGFSYEMAEFLINRYPEINFDAHLMVKKPLRLIEKLQNIGFKTIFLPANEINQNDFINTSKNYPNLSFGIMLEAKNNPQDYKNLIINSKKILLMTINKIGGTGVQLDQKLFEKVKEIKNINQHITIYSDGGLRVNNSDLFYNNEIDIAVGGSIIFSFENPKSFYKWWKEKYDS
- a CDS encoding MurR/RpiR family transcriptional regulator is translated as MDNNILKRINSLTNVEKRILDFINLFHEKEFDFSQKELSQIIYCSEASISRFAKKYGFNSYKLLTIYINKRIKEIEFLENSIDHLKNEKGFLNIYETQKYAVNSALSKENIFKIKLATSYIKKANKVFLFALGTSAKIMSEFAVNLKKISIHSIFDMDFHSIFPLLGTIEKDDVVICLSNNFNNNEIHFAIHKAKELGAKTIVITSNYENIFANLIDIKIIYSKISNLENLVPLSSKISHLVILDYLFNYILNSDKKYQYYLQKTNNILLEWRKLVILKENK